One Ranitomeya variabilis isolate aRanVar5 chromosome 4, aRanVar5.hap1, whole genome shotgun sequence genomic window, ggcttttaaaaactccctgcctggttcattactcaaaacccccatcatgggtaagactagcgacctgacagatgtcaagaaggtcatcattgacaccctcaagcaagagggtaagacccagaaagaaatttctcaacaaataggctgttcccagagtggtgtatcaaggcacctcaatggtaagtctgttggaaggaaacaatgtggcagaaaacgctgtacaacgagaagaggtgaccggaccctgaggaagattgtggagaaggaccgattccagaccttggggaacctgaggaagcagtggactgagtctggtgtggaaacatccagagccaccgtgcacaggcgtgtgcaggaaatgggctacaggtgccgcattccccaggtaaagccacttttgaaccataaacagcggcagaagcgcctgacctgggctacagagaagcagcactggactgttgctaagtggtcccaagtacttttttctgatgaaagcaaattttgcatgtcattcggaaatcaaggtgccagagtctggaggaagactggggagaaggaaatgccaaaatgcctgaagtccagtgtcaagtacccacagtcagtgatggtgtggggtgccatgtcagctgctggtgttggtccactgtgtttcatcaagggcagggtcaatgcagctagctatcagaagattttggagcacttcatgcttccatcggctgaaatgctttatggagatgaagatttcatttttcagcacgacctggcacctgctcacagtgctaaaaccactggtaaatggtttactgaccatggtattactgtgctcaattggcctgccaactctcctgacctgaaccccatagagaatctgtgggatattgtgaagagaaagttgagagacgcaagacccaacactctggatgagcttaaggccactattgaagcatcctgggcctccataacatctcagcagtgtcacaggctgattgcctccatgccacgctgcattgaagcagtcatttctgccaaaggattcccgaccaagtattgagtgcataactgaacattattatttgatgttttttttgtttgttattaaaaaatacttttatttgattggacgggtgaaatatgctaatttattgagacaggttttttgggttatcaggagttgtatgccaaaatcatcagtattaaaacaataaaagacctgacaaatttcagttggtggataatgaatctataatatatgaaagtttaattgtaatcattacattatggtaaataatgaaatttaacactatatgctaattttttgagaaggacctgtatatattttgtttagcaatttctcttgagcatgccgataccccatatgtgggggaaatctactgttttggcgcatggcagagcttggaagggaaggagcgccatattggagagcagattttgctggaattgtttgtgggtgacatgtcacattgtcagagcccccgacgtgtctaaacagtggaaacatttttatgaaaatatcattatATTTTTTCTTCaagagtaacgcacctggtgaatagtcttgattaaataaatgtgcaaaataagcatatttaacagaaccaccgtttggacgcatggcagagctcggaagggaaggagcgccatttggaatgcagacttagatagattggtctgcaggcgtcacattgcatttgcagagcccctgaggtacctaaacagtagaaacccccccccaacaagtgaccccattttgaaaactagacccccctcaaagaacttatctagatgtctggtgggcactttgaaccctcaaatgcttcacagaagtaaaTTACATAcagctgtgaaaataaataatcatattttttccacaagaaatgatcttttcgccctcaatttttttccAATagcttacaggagaaattggaccccaaaggttgttgtgcaatttgtcctgagtatgctgacactccatatgtgggggaatactactgtttgggcacatggcagagctcggaagggaaggagtgccttaTTGGAGCAGATTTTGCTGcaattgtttgtgggtgacatgtcaagctgtcagagcccttgaggtgccagaacagcataagcccccaaaagtgactACATTTTACAAAAAACTTACCTGAATGAATTATTCTAGTAgtgcagtgagcatactgacaccacagctgttccatagaaaattataccattggacagtgaagaaaaataattacatttttaccactgaaatgttgttttacccccagaatttacattggaaaataggtagatgggtaaatggtcactacacccatagatgaattcgcaGAAGGGTGTCATTtccaattcccagaggggtgtaatttccaaaatggggtcacttcagggggattctgctgttatggcactttgGAGAGCCGCTAAGTGCCAGAGCAACAGAATCCCCCTGGAGGGCCCCcgttttggaaatgacacccctctggaaATTCATCTATGAATATAGTGAGCATTTCCACTACATGGATGATTTCCAGAAACACATAGTGGAAGTTTTAgagaaaaaattgcaaaaatgtcattgtagtgcccaatatattgtccccagcttgtgtctctggagacatcccccACTTACCCCCAGAAATTAAGTCCGCTACACTCAAatgtgtctgtcactaaataaaccaaatgcttgactgtcaaaacagtttaaaaatgtggttctgtgtggaagatttTAAATCAGCCATGGAGGCATAAGGCTGGCAATGAtatcatgcctcattcctctcttggaacatacacgacatcttctctggggttctttcttgtttcagttgctggaatgagtgcaataaaatgtcactcagtgagtcttctgacatcttcagattttaaaggattggcggggacaactttttcaaaaacaagattttcaatgaccttttcctgataatcaatgaaagtatctgcatttccggcttttttgtttaacacaaaagaattatatgtgaccacctgaaacaaataaatgactaacttTTTATACCAGGTATATTATTTTCTTGATATCtggtatggctgtagaacctggtctgcaaggtccacacccctcatatatttgttgtagtcaatgaAAGACACAGGTTTTGTAGTAGTGTATCCCTGTTGGTCTGCAGTGGcccttgtggcatctgtgtggatcgagctcaggataaaaatatattttttttatccttGTACTTAGGGGCAAGCAGCTCTCCATTGCTTAAAGCCCCTGACTGCCCCTTTCAGAACTTTTCATTGACCAATGTTTGTGGAAACAACTGATGGTTTTTGCGAATGTTCCCACAAGCCCTATGTTATGTTCAGCCAGACTTTTAAATAGGGGTATGCTGGTGTAGTAGTTGTCAACATACAGattgtagcctttttgtaaaaattgaGTTATCAGCTTCCAAACGATTTTTCCAGATGTCCCCAGATAAGTAGGGCATCCTGGTGGGTGTTTAGTTTACTATCTTTCCCCTCATAAATGCGAAAAACTGATGTTTATCTGGTTGAACTCTCGCACATTTTATAGAGCTTTATTCCGAACCTTGCCTTCTTAGAAGGATtaaattgcttgaggtgcagtcttccttGGAATTTTACAAGGGACTCATCAATGGAAATGTTCTCTGTTGGGGTGTAAAGCTTTAAGAACTTTTCTGTCAAGTCTTCGATGATGGGTCTGATTTTGAATAGTATGTCATGTACTGGGGCATTTCTGGGCAGGCGTCGACTGTTGTCGTTAAAATGCCAACATCTCATAAGCATTTCATAATGGCAGGAAACATTGGGGTGGCTTGAACAGGGCGGTTGGACCAATAGGACCAAATTTTTGTTAACAAGCCCCATAGCTAATGTAAGTCTGaaattttttttcatttctaggacattagttgtccataaatttgacctagcataatagaatcgtggattctggctgatgaattgggacatatataaatttgtttgtaggataatatgctctagcaagctatctgtcagaaacaaattaaaaaaattaactggtccaaaattttccacctccacatttatacCAGGAATGGCATTTAAATTAGGGATGACTGGAGTAGCTGAATCCGAAGCCTCCCACctgggaaatgctacatcaagaggcaaagccccttggacattggtgtgagccaattcacgagcactagggacggcgctagtactgggcattgctccctgagttggagacatttctccagaagcgctatttgtccttcttgttctactggtccttgtgtgtgaggatggaccagaatcactgctcatttctgagctatcactgtcgCTGCTACTAAAGCCCTAGAAATGCACATCGCCTTCTGGCGCTGCACTTTCTTCGCTGTCAGAACATAAAACTGCATAAGCCTCCTCTGCACTATAATACTGACGGGCCAttttactagtttttttttttccggAAATAGAAAACACTGATGTGTGACTGACTGACGTGACTGATGTTACCAAATTATTGGGGAGGCAATTGAGAAAAGCCTaattctttagcctaaccctaactttagaataaaccctaactttagcctaacagcaacccaaaCAATCCTAGCAGCAACCCTAAGCCTCAcagtaaccctaacttaagcctcacagtaaccctaactttaccctaacagtatccctaaccctaacagtaaccctaaatttagcctaacagtaaccctaactttagctgaaCAGTATCCCTAACCTGAActgtaaccctaagtttagcctaacagtaaccctaaagCTAAtagtatccctaactttagcctaacagtatccataaccctatctttagcctaacagtaaccctaactttagcctaacagtatccctaaccctaacagtaACCTTAATTTTAgcctcaacactaaccctaactatagcactaaccctaaccttatctgtttttttttacttttataacaAGATCGCTGACTGACGCAGCTGTTTAAGCAGCATTTGTaacactgtttctcctctaatctctcactgacaggagatctgaggagaaacagcgtttttatgaggcagatcaCCCGGGAACGTTCGTTGCTACAACAAACTTTcctagtgatttgtctcattggctggtgtgacgatgacgtcatcaggacctgaaccaatcaggtctcGATGAGGTTGGGGTCACAGTAAGTGTTGTGCGCCAGAATCCCCTTGTTATAAGGTACGTGGAGGTCCCGATGAGCACAAAACCTCTGACTGGACAAACATCGGcactgcacaaagccctgctagcgccgACGTTTATCTCCTGTTGGCGGTTACGAAgtggttaagttaagggtaccatcatttctgtccaggcctatttcagacgttttacattttttaattgtcTGCAGACTCATGGTTGAAAGGCAACgtgtgactttcatttgttcatttatagatttttgattacttttgtcagattcaagttatttctgttatcattgtgggtttttctgtcattaaaagaggggtaccaacaattttgaccatgtgtgcaaCAGGAATGAATATTTTTACTCCCCAGCCACTTTCCGGAAATTCACACGCAGTGGATGTTtgagagtgaaaattacacatttgccattttattacccagcacatagtgcccagattgtactccaggagacacacaccgcaaattaagtggtttcttctcactatacaatattgctaaatacagggatgttgtttgagcacactgcaagactcataAGTGAGAGcgtattttgctggattggtttatagaaactctgTTGCTTTTCAACAGTCTATGTGCCACTAGTAGTGTGGGAACctctttttccattgacagatgatggacctgagtggggacttgttttttgtgagatgatggtattattttcgcctacataacattgattggtttctttttattcaatatttgggaggcggaatgaacaaacagttgaacaccatgcactactggttcatccaacaaggttttctattagactgtgaactgtcattgtcttggtaaataaagtttttttttttacatagcttgccatttttatggacagtttaagtagaaatattCAAAAAtttaaaactcaaggatattttatttaaaaaaatgttttttttatcttagcagatgactgtaccaggagatcagtgggacagctgacatcttcaatttttaaatctgatgatcttgagatcctacaagatacaactgaagtgaatgccattactccagatatatcctcatccattcacagcaaagatctgtcatctgatcctatgaaacaggtcccatcttctgattcattactgactactaaggaaaatcaaagtcacaaaagaggcattagaaaacaaactgctcctaaagcaaagaagcctttttcctgttcagaatgtgggaaatgttttaaatggaaatcagatttggttaatcaccataaaactcacacaggggagaagcctttttcatgttcagaatgtgggaaatgttttatccagaaatggcatcttgttagacaccaaataactcacacaggtgagaagcctttttcatgttcagaatgtgggaaatgttttacccacaaagagagtcttgttagacaccaaatatctcacacaggggagaagcctttttcatgttcagaatgtgggaaacgttttaaccAGAGAGGGAGTCTTTttacacaccaaataactcacacagtggagaagcctttttcatgttcagaatgtgggaaatgttttaaatggaaatcagatttggttaatcaccaaagaactcacacaggggagaagcctttttcctgttcagaatgtgggaaatgttttaaaaggaAATCAAATttggttagtcaccagagaactcacacaggggagaagcctttttcctgttcagaatgtgggaaatgttttaccctcaaagagaatcttgttagacaccaaatatctcacacaggggagaagcctttttcatgttcagaatgtgagaaatgttttaaccggaaagggagtcttgttacacaccaaataactcacacaggagagaagcctttttcctgttcagaatgtgggaaatgttttaaatggaaagtgcttcttgttagacatcagagcagtcacacaggggagaagccttttacattttcttaatgtgggaaatatttaacttggaaatcaactgttaataaacatcagagacatcacatagggaagaagccttttttatgttcataatgttggaatagttttaaccaaaattgaatcttaaatgggttgtctcttgtcattacttatttttgctgACAagaggataaaactaaactttattaattccaaatgtaaaactatacccataatttacCCCCTGatggttagtcagtaggtgactaatagaataaacatgtaccccacagttgagtatatagggtgaggtgacgtaaacacactcactctccaagcctctcatttctacgggtttcatcgtcttcaccaaaggcgactcatcaggagacaatttaatattgacctatattcaagcgagactagacaaaaaaataaagtcatgtatcatgttatccgaaacagtcagaaaaccagctacatattggcagatcccagacctcaatcTATATACTTTGTAAGGGgtgagggatccatgcataccaggctagggacaagggggccatgtgtatcaggatatgGATAAGGgatccatgtataccaggataagggtgaGGGAACCATGTGTATCAGGACGGGGGTGAggagaccatatataccaggataggggataattaagtacagaattgaccacattttttgcctaatttcctcctctaaaacctaggtgcatcttatcccctttctgccagctgacaggatAGTACTtcagctggcagactcccccgctttgaggtgggctccggtggtgagcccacctcaaagccgcaacatgtcagctgttttcaacagctgacatgagcGCACAATGGGCGCGAGCAGAATCTCGATCCacctgcgcccattaactagttaaatgccactgtcaaagtctgacagcggcatttaacaagcgcagcCGGAGGCGCTAGCAGCGCTGAccgcgtcacatgatcaggggtcatcggtgcattgccataacaacctgaggtctcttgagacctctatggttgttgatggccgattgctttgagcgccacactgtggtcagcgctcaaagcaaccctgcagttctgctacatagaggtgatcctcctattgaggctattgaagcatgcaaaaaaaaagtgtttcactataaaaaaaatataaaagttcaaatcacccccttttctccccaatcaaaataaaatttaaaaaaaattaaacctacacatatttggtatcgccgcattcagaatcgcccaatctatcaataaaaaaaggattaacctgatagctaaacggcctagcgagaaaaaaaaatcaaaacgccaaaatcacatattttttttttttggtcgccttgACATtgcaattaaaatgcaataacgggcgatcaaaaaaatgtatctgcacaaaagtggtatcattaaaaatgtcaacttttcacgcaagaaataagccctcacccgaccccaggcggtgaccctaaatggaccaataaactgtggaccTAATtaaagggacggtatcttgagtcttatgttttttgtggataaccacacccagtcatccacactcaggtccggacctggcacacgcctactgtcagccacacgtttgtacctagcacccacactcaacaggcgctgtttaactctcctccagactgatgacaattgtgttcctaactggtcctcctccggaacgccggaagagcccctctgactcaaggtacaaaattgaggatgtagcccgcaaacacaaaaaaacggagactccccagacgactcctggcggtgattattgatggcaaactcagccaaaggaagaaaggtagaccactcctcctggttatcagagacaaagcagcgtaagtactgttccaaattttggttcatacgctcagtttgaccatttgactgaggatgaaacgcagaagaatgagacaacttgatccccagccgtgagcaaaacgctctccaaaattttgccacaaacagaccccctatcagacacgatgtcagacggaaccccatgaagtctgaccacctcctgcacaaatacctgagccagagtcttagcgttaggcaacgcaggcaaagacacaaagtgcgacattttagagaaacgatcaacaatcaccaagatgaccgtgtttccagctgatgagggcaaatcagtgatgaaatccatggagatttccgtccatggcttactaggtacctcaagaggaagtagtgtgccaacaggatgggagcggggcgtcttagccctagcgcacgtggtacaagctgacacgtatgagaccacgtcctgtcggatcttgggccaccaaaaccgacgtgacaccaactccaaagtacccctgacccctggatggccagccaggatggcatcatgatgctccgccaaaacctttaggcggagatgaagcggaacaaaagatttgttgacgggaagctcagatggtacctcctcctgagcatcggcaatctcagcctcaaccccggtagtgagagccgaaaccacaacacccttttggaggatgggtactggatcctcccgaggttctcccctcggaaaacacctggacagagcatccaccttagtgtttttagaccccggtctgtaagtgacaacaaaattgaaccgcgtgaaaaacaatgcccagcgagcctgcctgggggacagatgcttggctgactccaaatacagcagattcttatgatcggtaataacagttacctgatggaccgacccctccaagaagtgtcgccattcctcaaaggccaacttaattgccaacaactccctgttgccgatatcgtagttatgttcgccggacgacagtttcttggagaaataggcgcacggatgtaaaccactcaaagatgagccttgagatagtaccacccccacaccaacctcagatgcatcgacttccacaataaATGAtttagatatgtctggctgcacaagattgggggctgaaacaaaactgttcttaagaaattcaaatgtgcgcacagcagcctcaggccaaacagagaaattggtaccctttttagtcatgtcagttagcggtttagcaatgatggaaaaatccttgataaatttcctatagtagttagaaaacccaaggaaccgctgaagtgctttcaggttatcaggacgttcccaatgcagcaccgcctgcaccttagcggcgtccattttaaaaccagaagcagacacaatataacccaagaaaggcaactcttgaacagaaaatacacatttctcaagtttagcatacagcttattctctctgagaagctgtaacacctgcctgacatgatctaaatgagcctcacggtcgcaagaatatatgagaatgtcatctaggtacacgataatgaatttccccaaaacatgcgagaacacatcattgatgaaatgttggaacactgcaggtgcgttagtcatcccaaatggcatcaccaaattttcaaaatgaccctcaggggtattaaaagccgtcttccactcatcaccttgacggactcttatgaggttgtacgcccccctgaggtcaagcttggtgacccacttagcacctgccacctggttgaacaaatctggtatcagaggcatagggtatggatcatgaaccgtaatctggttcaactccctgaaatccaaatacgggcgtaatccgccatctttcttcttcacaaagaagaaccctgctgccaccggcgaggatgaccgcctgatgtgccctttgctcaagctttcagcaatgtaatcttttaacgcttgtctctccggaccggagatgttaaacatccttgctttaggtaatttggcccctggtttaaacctgatagaacagtcataaggacgatgtggcggcaactctgaacaacccttctcagagaacacatgcacaaaatcctgaagtgactccggaacgcttgaagtcaccgcagccacacatgtggccaggcaattctcctggcagaactcgctccaccgaattatgtcctgagttttccagtcaattaccgggttgtgcatagacaaccaaggaaaaccccaaaccacctgagcaggaagattcctgagcaccttacatgtatcccgctcagaatgtagaactccaatgtggagtttcacctcagccacaaattcagtaatctccctctgagagagaggagctgcattgat contains:
- the LOC143766524 gene encoding uncharacterized protein LOC143766524 isoform X3; the protein is MWSAALQVEVSTISDPLSEDLLEKKILMIYPSKIDMDKEKMAEEILHLTLEILFRLTGEDYTVVKKTSRDRCQDPVSKGSGRPLSPITWPPPHHLIHEDINDQKILELIYKMIDLLTGEVPIRCQDVAVYFSMEEWEYLEGHRDLYKNVIMEVPQALRSPDLSSKRTTPERCPRPLLPQDCKQEEPNAPQDHQGEDLTHVNATETYVRDDEWCKEESPTYDYPADDCTRRSVGQLTSSIFKSDDLEILQDTTEVNAITPDISSSIHSKDLSSDPMKQVPSSDSLLTTKENQSHKRGIRKQTAPKAKKPFSCSECGKCFKWKSDLVNHHKTHTGEKPFSCSECGKCFIQKWHLVRHQITHTGEKPFSCSECGKCFTHKESLVRHQISHTGEKPFSCSECGKRFNQRGSLFTHQITHTVEKPFSCSECGKCFKWKSDLVNHQRTHTGEKPFSCSECGKCFKRKSNLVSHQRTHTGEKPFSCSECGKCFTLKENLVRHQISHTGEKPFSCSECEKCFNRKGSLVTHQITHTGEKPFSCSECGKCFKWKVLLVRHQSSHTGEKPFTFS
- the LOC143766524 gene encoding uncharacterized protein LOC143766524 isoform X1, which produces MWSAALQVEIHTTQLWKTGSEGTDCSPSTGPLSCPHYGLSLDCMGSFQVSTISDPLSEDLLEKKILMIYPSKIDMDKEKMAEEILHLTLEILFRLTGEDYTVVKKTSRDRCQDPVSKGSGRPLSPITWPPPHHLIHEDINDQKILELIYKMIDLLTGEVPIRCQDVAVYFSMEEWEYLEGHRDLYKNVIMEVPQALRSPDLSSKRTTPERCPRPLLPQDCKQEEPNAPQDHQGEDLTHVNATETYVRDDEWCKEESPTYDYPADDCTRRSVGQLTSSIFKSDDLEILQDTTEVNAITPDISSSIHSKDLSSDPMKQVPSSDSLLTTKENQSHKRGIRKQTAPKAKKPFSCSECGKCFKWKSDLVNHHKTHTGEKPFSCSECGKCFIQKWHLVRHQITHTGEKPFSCSECGKCFTHKESLVRHQISHTGEKPFSCSECGKRFNQRGSLFTHQITHTVEKPFSCSECGKCFKWKSDLVNHQRTHTGEKPFSCSECGKCFKRKSNLVSHQRTHTGEKPFSCSECGKCFTLKENLVRHQISHTGEKPFSCSECEKCFNRKGSLVTHQITHTGEKPFSCSECGKCFKWKVLLVRHQSSHTGEKPFTFS
- the LOC143766524 gene encoding uncharacterized protein LOC143766524 isoform X2, whose amino-acid sequence is MWSAALQVEIHTTQLWKTGSEGTDCSPSTGPLSCPHYGLSLDCMGSFQVSTISDPLSEDLLEKKILMIYPSKIDMDKEKMAEEILHLTLEILFRLTGEDYTVVKKTSRDRCQDPVSKGSGRPLSPITWPPPHHLIHEDINDQKILELIYKMIDLLTGEVPIRCQDVAVYFSMEEWEYLEGHRDLYKNVIMEVPQALRSPDLSSKRTTPERCPRPLLPQDCKQEEPNAPQDHQGEDLTHVNATETYVRDDEWCKEESPTYDYPDDCTRRSVGQLTSSIFKSDDLEILQDTTEVNAITPDISSSIHSKDLSSDPMKQVPSSDSLLTTKENQSHKRGIRKQTAPKAKKPFSCSECGKCFKWKSDLVNHHKTHTGEKPFSCSECGKCFIQKWHLVRHQITHTGEKPFSCSECGKCFTHKESLVRHQISHTGEKPFSCSECGKRFNQRGSLFTHQITHTVEKPFSCSECGKCFKWKSDLVNHQRTHTGEKPFSCSECGKCFKRKSNLVSHQRTHTGEKPFSCSECGKCFTLKENLVRHQISHTGEKPFSCSECEKCFNRKGSLVTHQITHTGEKPFSCSECGKCFKWKVLLVRHQSSHTGEKPFTFS